The Kosakonia sp. SMBL-WEM22 sequence CCATGCTGGCAGAGGTCTCTTCCACGCTGCTGGCCTGCTTATTGATCTGATCGCTGATCTCGCTGCTGTCGGCGGCCAGCGCATTGGTGCCGAGGTTAATCTCGGCGGCGGATTCGCGCACCTGCAGCACAATTTTATGCAGCCCATCGCCAATGCCATTGATCGCGGCGATCAACTGACCTACCTCATCGTGACGATCCACTGCCAGCGTGGCGCGCAGATCGCCTGCGGCATACTGCTGTGCCAGATCGATCACGCTACGCAGCGGGCGCGACAGCCAGCGGCGAATGATCACCACAAACAGCGTCGCGAAGAGCAGGGAGACGATAACGCCTGCCAGCAGGAACTGGTTACGCATGGCGTTAACATCGTGCAGCAGCGTGGCTTTATCAACTTCACCCACCACCGTCCAGTTCCAGCCGGGCAGCGCGGTGTAGGAGAGCAGCAGCGTGCGGCCATCGGCGCTCTGCTGTGTCAGCGTGCCGCTCTCGTTGTTCAGCACTGCCTGCAGATCGCTTTCGCTCCACTGCGGGCGTTTGCCTTCCTGGTCGCCGTGGAACAGATAGTTACCGAGGTTTTTCCCTGGGTTGCGGTCAATCACGAAGAAATGCCCGCTCTCGCCCAGTTTGCGCCCGAGGATCTTGCCGCGCATCACCTGCCAGGAGCGGGTGATATCGACGCCGACAAACAGAATAGCGATGGTGTTGCCGCTGGCATCTTTTACTGGCTGGTACTGGGTGATATAGCGTTTGCCGAACAGCAGCGCGAGGCCGCGATAGACCTCACCTTTCATCACCGGTGCAAACGCCGGGCTGGCGGGATCAAGCTTGGTGCCGATCGCACGATCGCCATTCTCTTTACGCAGGGACGTGGCGACACGCACAAATTCGTTGCCGCTGCGCACGAAAAGGGTGGCAATCGCGCCGGTGCGGTTAAGGAAATCATCAGGAATGGCGTTGTTGTTATGCAGCTCAACGTCCCCGGCTTTCAGTAGCGGAACGTCGATGCCGTTAATCTCGCGGCGCTGCTGTGGGTCAATGGCAAGCGGCTGCGGCAGGAAGCTGCCAAACAAACGTGTATAGCTTTCAACTTCTTCGCTGAGGCTGCTGTTGAACATCTCCACCATGTCGACCACGCCGGTGGACTGGCTGTGCAGATCTTCCATAGCCAGCGTTTCCAGCTGTCGGCTGGCGTTGTTGCTCATCAAAAAAGTAAAGAGGAGAAATAGTGTCGCAACGCTTGCGCCAGTCAGCAAAGAGAGCTTTGCACCGAGGCTGGCACGACGAAAGAGGGCGCTCATAATGTGTCCGTTTTTGTCTGTGTGAGCCTCCTTAACGGCAGGACGCGGACAATATTTAGCGTA is a genomic window containing:
- a CDS encoding methyl-accepting chemotaxis protein, which translates into the protein MSALFRRASLGAKLSLLTGASVATLFLLFTFLMSNNASRQLETLAMEDLHSQSTGVVDMVEMFNSSLSEEVESYTRLFGSFLPQPLAIDPQQRREINGIDVPLLKAGDVELHNNNAIPDDFLNRTGAIATLFVRSGNEFVRVATSLRKENGDRAIGTKLDPASPAFAPVMKGEVYRGLALLFGKRYITQYQPVKDASGNTIAILFVGVDITRSWQVMRGKILGRKLGESGHFFVIDRNPGKNLGNYLFHGDQEGKRPQWSESDLQAVLNNESGTLTQQSADGRTLLLSYTALPGWNWTVVGEVDKATLLHDVNAMRNQFLLAGVIVSLLFATLFVVIIRRWLSRPLRSVIDLAQQYAAGDLRATLAVDRHDEVGQLIAAINGIGDGLHKIVLQVRESAAEINLGTNALAADSSEISDQINKQASSVEETSASMEQIAATVQQNAANMEQTQHLVNETTDAVKKGGQTVEHSVETMEDIRAASQRIADITHVIESIAFQTNILALNAAVEAARAGEHGKGFAVVAQEVRALAARSANAVKEIDALIGDTLKKVGEGHSQSEATRIAMQAIINHMNNINQLVHEINHASHEQSAGINQVNLAMTHIGDATHINAGRVTQSEETARILREKGAHLSELVSLFRLKMD